Proteins found in one Paenibacillus dendritiformis genomic segment:
- a CDS encoding MFS transporter, which yields MGTNDTPSAVTRILFWSAVVFNVAVWIDLVSMLNYWGFYHAATPIQLGILIMSFSGSMALATAMGSGRIQKRNVLFMMGAAWGSGMIMVLHLYVASFAAAIALILIKGLLIGCFVNGQEVLLRRMTSPQLYAALDNRFEWLVAIVKCAGPLAAGLSVMVWQPQVTVWIAAVTYAVIAIPAAFLSRHARAGEASREEPVQDNGNVQHPGEAPDASVRAYLMSGLIILAAMSFFVTIGDSQLVVLFRDIYQWDNAAIVAYVMAAAGLGTLLVRMRVESSGGQPSFKAISLSSTGLALVFLAVTWAMSRHLDVAWLLGLFFAGGVCWQIGFSLYLKKLGQLAAARAKMAEFGTVMALTYILGPLFGGMGVAWLGIGATFLWAGVCILVFGLAASVGYAAILAKQRKSAQRSSHPLKEAK from the coding sequence ATGGGAACAAATGATACGCCGTCTGCCGTTACCCGCATCCTGTTCTGGTCGGCTGTTGTCTTTAACGTGGCCGTGTGGATCGATCTGGTGTCGATGCTGAATTACTGGGGCTTTTACCATGCCGCCACGCCCATACAGCTCGGGATTCTTATCATGAGCTTTTCGGGTTCCATGGCCCTGGCGACAGCAATGGGAAGCGGACGGATTCAGAAGCGGAATGTACTGTTTATGATGGGAGCTGCTTGGGGGAGCGGGATGATCATGGTCCTTCATTTGTACGTGGCGTCTTTTGCCGCGGCAATCGCGCTGATTCTCATCAAAGGCTTGCTCATCGGATGCTTTGTTAACGGACAGGAGGTATTGCTGCGGAGGATGACCTCTCCGCAGCTATATGCGGCGCTTGACAATCGGTTCGAATGGCTGGTGGCGATCGTCAAGTGCGCCGGGCCGCTGGCTGCCGGATTGAGCGTTATGGTATGGCAACCGCAGGTGACCGTGTGGATAGCCGCCGTTACTTATGCCGTTATTGCCATTCCCGCAGCCTTTCTGTCCAGACATGCGCGAGCGGGGGAAGCGAGCAGGGAGGAGCCAGTCCAGGACAACGGGAACGTGCAGCATCCAGGAGAGGCGCCGGACGCATCCGTTCGGGCATACCTGATGTCAGGGCTCATTATCCTTGCGGCGATGTCCTTCTTCGTCACGATCGGCGATTCACAATTGGTCGTGTTGTTCCGCGACATTTACCAGTGGGACAATGCCGCGATCGTGGCTTATGTGATGGCTGCCGCAGGTCTCGGGACGCTGTTGGTTCGGATGCGGGTGGAATCATCCGGAGGCCAGCCCTCCTTCAAGGCGATAAGCCTGTCCTCGACAGGGTTGGCGCTCGTATTTCTTGCCGTTACGTGGGCCATGAGCCGGCACTTGGACGTGGCCTGGTTATTGGGACTGTTTTTTGCCGGCGGCGTATGCTGGCAAATCGGCTTCTCCCTTTATCTGAAAAAGCTCGGTCAACTGGCTGCCGCTCGCGCAAAAATGGCGGAATTCGGCACGGTCATGGCGCTTACGTATATTTTGGGGCCCCTCTTCGGAGGAATGGGCGTGGCTTGGCTCGGAATCGGCGCGACGTTCTTGTGGGCGGGAGTGTGCATACTTGTCTTCGGCCTTGCGGCCAGTGTAGGGTATGCCGCGATTCTGGCAAAGCAGCGCAAATCGGCTCAGCGCTCATCCCATCCATTGAAGGAAGCGAAATGA
- a CDS encoding MFS transporter, translating to MGAAKQSLFSNKNVVYLLSAQLFSALGDGISLLAILALFGFQMEASPMEMAYVTLSLGLPFVLFGPLTGVLADKFDRKKIMIFSDIARCVIMLAIAFTDQIWLLYSLFFLKGTFESMFTPAKNGKVKEYVPNEQMDQVVGITTIIDYGSKIVGPAVGGVLVAVTGVKLAFYIDAASFLISALLLLGLSKRSIPEDQAQDGKGEESFVSLFKNGLTFIRNTPALLYSSIAFSVAMLVLTLTDTQLVVLMREMSAVPPSLFGIVMGAIGLGTLAVAAYLSKAKINGAIAYMSLGCFGAGVAFVLITLFTQWELSGKWIWYPALGLFGGCFAALVFVPFQSMAQKLTPESYTSRVFGVIGSLSTFATIVGPLMGGVLIDLYGVFPIFFVVSGLLVLTSAALVALYLTDSKTKHAAVDGYEGG from the coding sequence ATGGGAGCAGCGAAACAGAGTTTGTTCAGCAATAAAAATGTAGTGTATTTATTATCCGCACAGCTTTTTTCCGCTTTGGGAGACGGGATATCCCTGCTCGCTATACTGGCCTTGTTCGGCTTTCAAATGGAAGCCTCCCCGATGGAAATGGCATATGTCACGTTGTCATTAGGGCTTCCATTTGTTCTCTTCGGTCCCCTCACGGGCGTGTTGGCAGATAAATTCGACCGCAAGAAAATCATGATATTCTCGGATATTGCTCGCTGCGTCATCATGCTCGCGATTGCCTTCACGGATCAAATCTGGCTGCTGTACAGCTTGTTCTTCCTCAAAGGAACCTTCGAATCGATGTTTACTCCGGCCAAGAACGGAAAGGTGAAGGAATATGTCCCGAACGAGCAGATGGATCAGGTGGTCGGCATCACGACGATTATCGACTATGGATCCAAAATTGTCGGGCCTGCGGTCGGAGGAGTGCTGGTGGCGGTGACGGGCGTGAAGCTTGCCTTTTATATTGACGCCGCGTCTTTCCTCATTTCGGCCTTGCTGCTGCTGGGATTATCAAAGCGGTCGATCCCGGAGGATCAGGCACAGGACGGGAAGGGCGAGGAATCGTTCGTCTCCTTGTTCAAAAACGGATTAACGTTCATACGGAACACGCCGGCCCTGTTATATAGCTCCATTGCATTCAGCGTCGCCATGCTTGTGCTGACCTTGACGGATACCCAACTCGTGGTGCTGATGCGCGAAATGTCCGCCGTTCCGCCGTCCTTGTTCGGCATCGTCATGGGAGCGATCGGCCTCGGAACGCTGGCGGTTGCCGCTTACTTGTCCAAAGCGAAAATTAACGGCGCAATCGCCTATATGTCCCTGGGGTGCTTCGGGGCAGGCGTCGCTTTCGTGTTGATTACCTTGTTTACGCAATGGGAATTGTCAGGGAAGTGGATATGGTATCCTGCGTTAGGACTGTTTGGCGGTTGTTTTGCGGCACTCGTATTCGTTCCTTTCCAGTCGATGGCTCAGAAGCTTACGCCGGAATCTTATACGAGCCGCGTGTTCGGAGTTATCGGCAGCCTCAGCACATTTGCCACGATCGTCGGCCCTTTGATGGGCGGGGTGTTGATCGACTTATACGGCGTGTTCCCCATTTTCTTCGTCGTTAGCGGCCTGCTCGTATTGACGAGCGCGGCTCTTGTGGCGCTGTACCTGACAGACAGCAAGACGAAGCACGCGGCGGTCGACGGTTACGAAGGAGGATGA